GGCCCGAGCTTGTCGGCCCCAAGATCGCCGCCGTAACGCGCGTGAAGCGGGCCGCCGACGGGGTACTCGTCGTGGGGGTGACGACCTCCGCCTGGCTGATGGAGCTCAGCCTGATAAAACAGGAGCTTCTCCGCCGGGTGAACGCGGGAAAGCAGGCGGCGAGATTCCGCCAAATCATCCTGGTAATGGACGGCTGATCCGGATGACGCAAGTCCGGTTCAGGCCGTCCGTTGTCGTTTGTGGGGGAGAGGTGGCACCAGGGGCCGAATCGGGTCGGAATTTTGGCACCTTCCCACCCTTCGGGGGTACCAATTAGCACTTCTTATCGCTTCGAACCCGCCCTACCAGAATCGATGGCAAAGACCAGCACAGCTCACGAATACAACGCGGGACAGATCCAGGTTCTCAAGGGCCTGGAGGCCGTCCGCAAGCGCCCCGGCATGTACATCGGGTCTACGGGTCCGCGAGGGCTCCATCACCTGGTGTACGAGGTCGTGGACAATTCCATCGACGAGGCGC
This genomic stretch from Longimicrobiaceae bacterium harbors:
- a CDS encoding DUF721 domain-containing protein produces the protein MARTSASQPQLVRDLLASYLDRSGLREGVDAAAVFTEWPELVGPKIAAVTRVKRAADGVLVVGVTTSAWLMELSLIKQELLRRVNAGKQAARFRQIILVMDG